One Bacteroidota bacterium genomic window carries:
- a CDS encoding tetratricopeptide repeat protein, which translates to MNQEKEKQYQQIDRRNKAIWERRYSHGREALVEGQEVLRQAEALGYIEGKAEALVYTGLLRYWFDEDANYLSDLLFANDLLNNSSNKVLLSRLNSILAGVYDQFGDYEKALDLANKAICFAREMDAKSELSDAITMQGQVFLRLEDHVQATLSFQQALDLRRELNDRKAQASSLNLLARCQALRKDFLSALEYYHQALEVREKDGDRFGLPWTYLGLADVAFQQGDFELAKNYYLKGLELNLSISDLRYEVLCRKGLGEIYQQTKETEKSEAELLSALEKAEQIKIKPLQADLNKLLAGLYEIRGNFSKAYPHLKLYSQLKEEILNNESANRIRNQQIAFSVEETRQKAEIYQLRNVELKNAIDIVEEKNRQITDSINYARRIQAAVFPPDSLIKSALPKSFIVFLPKDIVSGDFYWINSKSDKLFFANADCTGHGVPGAFMSLISKISLDRALHEFNLDTPSDILTKLGYLLADAFKQSETDVKDGMDIALCSFDKKSSLLSFAGARHPLYLLRGEELIMFKGDRNSIEGNWQEISYTNHQIQLRPGDRLYIFSDGYIDQFGGEENRKFLQKNFRELLLETRQMGIEEQGLIVLDRFNKWKGSYEQIDDVSVIGIEI; encoded by the coding sequence ATGAACCAGGAAAAAGAAAAACAATATCAACAAATTGACAGACGCAACAAGGCGATTTGGGAAAGACGCTACAGCCATGGACGTGAAGCTTTGGTTGAGGGGCAGGAAGTGTTGCGGCAAGCCGAAGCACTGGGCTATATTGAAGGCAAAGCCGAAGCCCTCGTCTATACCGGGTTGTTACGATACTGGTTTGATGAAGACGCCAATTACCTTTCCGATCTGTTGTTTGCCAACGATCTTTTGAATAATTCCTCAAATAAAGTGCTATTATCGCGCTTAAATTCGATTTTGGCCGGAGTTTATGACCAATTTGGCGACTATGAAAAGGCCTTGGATTTAGCCAATAAGGCTATTTGTTTTGCGCGCGAAATGGATGCAAAAAGTGAATTGTCGGATGCAATCACTATGCAGGGTCAGGTTTTTTTACGCCTTGAGGATCATGTTCAGGCTACCTTATCTTTTCAGCAAGCACTGGATTTGCGCCGTGAGTTAAACGATCGCAAAGCACAAGCCTCATCCCTAAACCTTTTGGCCAGATGCCAGGCTCTTAGAAAGGATTTTTTATCTGCGCTGGAATATTATCATCAAGCCCTGGAAGTGCGTGAAAAAGATGGAGACAGATTTGGATTGCCATGGACATATCTTGGACTTGCCGATGTAGCCTTTCAGCAAGGTGATTTTGAACTTGCTAAAAATTATTATTTAAAGGGACTTGAACTAAACTTATCCATCTCTGACCTGCGCTACGAAGTGTTGTGCCGGAAAGGTCTGGGCGAGATTTACCAACAAACAAAGGAAACAGAAAAGTCAGAAGCGGAATTGCTTTCGGCATTGGAAAAAGCAGAACAAATAAAGATAAAGCCATTACAAGCCGATTTAAATAAATTACTTGCCGGCTTATACGAGATAAGAGGAAATTTTTCGAAAGCCTATCCGCACCTGAAACTATACAGCCAACTTAAGGAAGAAATATTGAACAACGAGTCGGCAAACCGAATCCGCAATCAGCAAATTGCTTTTTCGGTGGAAGAGACACGACAAAAGGCTGAAATTTATCAACTTCGCAACGTAGAGCTTAAGAACGCCATTGATATAGTCGAAGAAAAGAACAGACAAATTACCGATAGCATTAACTATGCCCGGCGCATTCAGGCTGCAGTTTTTCCACCGGATAGTCTAATTAAATCGGCATTACCCAAAAGCTTTATTGTATTTCTGCCAAAAGATATTGTAAGTGGCGATTTTTATTGGATTAACAGCAAATCTGATAAATTATTTTTTGCCAACGCCGATTGCACTGGGCATGGTGTGCCAGGTGCCTTTATGAGTTTAATAAGTAAGATAAGCCTCGACAGGGCTCTGCATGAATTTAATCTTGATACGCCTTCTGATATTCTTACGAAATTGGGTTATTTGTTGGCCGATGCATTTAAACAGTCCGAAACCGATGTGAAGGACGGAATGGATATTGCTCTTTGTTCGTTCGATAAAAAAAGCTCGTTGCTTAGTTTTGCCGGAGCCAGGCATCCATTGTACCTTTTACGTGGTGAAGAATTAATTATGTTTAAAGGAGATAGAAATAGCATAGAGGGTAACTGGCAGGAAATATCTTATACCAACCACCAAATTCAATTACGACCCGGTGATCGCTTGTACATTTTTTCTGATGGTTACATTGATCAGTTTGGGGGCGAGGAGAATCGAAAATTCCTGCAAAAGAATTTCCGCGAGCTATTGCTCGAAACCCGCCAAATGGGTATAGAGGAACAAGGGTTAATTGTACTCGATCGTTTCAACAAATGGAAGGGTAGCTACGAGCAAATTGATGATGTAAGTGTAATAGGAATCGAAATTTAG
- a CDS encoding DUF4145 domain-containing protein, whose protein sequence is MSTKKNNIDINSDLHEKLSMLSKMLIKSFGYADADPDTFLLNARKTTETICKFIYNKEIGEEDGRKMMLNDFGRALVSKRIIPERIGILIGTIQTYGNYGAHAQDDLTETPREWIAPCQTALANLSNWFFLEYLKGEIPGELTNSLRNITDKKTEVLRSKKGKIKKLLLAGLVLMFLIAIVFVIKTVQYPAQENTEAQNSTNEMMNEQLPVLTQAGLESEEKLLTKSPDAIRLMVLYFQNSSNDVSLSGLSKGLADMLITDLSKFYMLQVVERDRLESILNEQDISNTSRFDAATAVKIGKILGAEVLLTGSYFEMAGNLRIDARIIDVETSAVVKSEGVTGKSETFFELEKALAKKILSGLSVELKEGEDQYLRTTPANEYGLQTGLRYSQALDMLDKGNVNEARSLLKLIVEEAPQFEAAQTALKQIEI, encoded by the coding sequence ATGAGTACAAAGAAAAACAATATCGATATCAACAGCGATTTGCATGAAAAACTCTCGATGCTTAGTAAAATGCTCATTAAGTCTTTTGGTTATGCAGATGCCGATCCTGATACCTTTTTGTTAAACGCCAGAAAAACTACTGAAACCATTTGCAAGTTTATATACAACAAAGAAATTGGCGAAGAAGACGGGCGAAAAATGATGTTGAACGACTTTGGCAGGGCCTTGGTTTCGAAACGCATCATTCCTGAAAGAATCGGGATACTTATTGGGACCATTCAAACCTACGGTAATTATGGTGCTCATGCCCAGGATGACTTAACCGAAACTCCGCGCGAATGGATTGCTCCCTGCCAAACTGCCTTGGCTAACCTTTCGAACTGGTTTTTTCTTGAATACCTCAAAGGAGAAATTCCAGGTGAATTGACCAATTCGTTAAGGAATATTACCGATAAAAAAACAGAAGTGCTTCGCAGCAAGAAGGGAAAAATAAAAAAACTTTTGTTGGCAGGTCTTGTGCTGATGTTCCTTATTGCAATTGTTTTCGTAATAAAGACTGTTCAATATCCGGCACAGGAAAATACCGAAGCACAAAATAGTACGAACGAAATGATGAATGAGCAATTGCCCGTTCTGACTCAGGCCGGTTTGGAATCTGAAGAAAAATTACTTACCAAATCTCCGGATGCCATCAGGTTAATGGTGTTGTATTTCCAAAACAGTTCGAACGACGTCTCTTTATCAGGATTGTCGAAAGGACTTGCAGATATGTTGATTACAGACCTTTCGAAGTTTTATATGCTGCAGGTTGTAGAGCGCGATCGATTGGAGAGTATTTTAAATGAACAGGATATATCGAATACAAGCAGATTTGATGCAGCTACTGCAGTAAAAATCGGAAAAATATTAGGTGCTGAGGTTTTACTAACAGGTTCTTATTTTGAGATGGCCGGTAACCTTAGAATCGATGCCCGCATCATAGATGTGGAAACCAGTGCTGTTGTTAAATCGGAGGGAGTTACCGGAAAATCGGAAACATTTTTCGAACTTGAAAAAGCATTGGCAAAAAAGATTCTTTCAGGTTTATCGGTAGAATTAAAAGAAGGTGAAGATCAATATCTTCGCACAACTCCTGCTAATGAATACGGACTTCAGACAGGTCTTCGCTATTCACAAGCACTCGATATGCTAGATAAGGGTAATGTCAATGAGGCTCGTTCACTTTTAAAATTAATCGTAGAGGAAGCTCCTCAGTTTGAAGCTGCACAAACTGCCCTGAAACAAATTGAGATATGA
- a CDS encoding PAS domain-containing protein — translation MDFWYFTPVAIVYFLASGISIFVSIAAWRMHPVRGARLFSVMMMLVTIWVLSYSLGTFSTNFEFKILMLKLEYLGMAGAVYLWLVFVAIYTQYDFLLKPWVLISIGIIPLFTIYNILQAPNDTLIHEAYIIEEVKGILTFKKNFTGGFYLWTAHSYLMMLTGILFLVLRIVRMPKAMHRQLYFLVSAILIIIFPNIFFIVDNNPIEPFDPTPLALVVVGILFLTSIFYHKFLDVAPVAHELVFKNMKSGVIITDSRLSVIETNPAVKIILNKQDKELLGAHLFSILPFLKKMIDPAFNTPEVNAEIGLGDDNRTYEVKITPFRDKSNNPYGLVIVLWDITEQKQALSELDAYARTVAHDLKSPLGQMIGIAKLLKEGLIPDSEKDDYLSNLLGTGEKAKDIIDGLLMLAKLRNIESMEVSSLNMEKIVQSAIVRLTDKINKFEVVINQPTHWISSKGNSLWIEEVWFNLLSNAIKYGGSPPSIQIDGTIENNMAVWSVTDNGLALNLNEQKEIFNEFSRVHPQKDTIKGHGLGLPIVKRIVAKSGGEVGIRNNQNNKGNTFYFSLPL, via the coding sequence ATGGATTTTTGGTACTTCACACCGGTAGCAATCGTTTACTTTCTGGCATCAGGAATTTCGATCTTTGTAAGCATCGCCGCCTGGCGCATGCATCCTGTGCGGGGAGCCCGTTTGTTCAGTGTTATGATGATGCTAGTGACTATCTGGGTATTGTCCTACTCCCTGGGCACATTTTCTACAAATTTCGAGTTTAAAATTCTTATGTTGAAGCTCGAATACCTTGGCATGGCAGGAGCCGTTTACCTCTGGCTGGTATTTGTAGCCATCTATACTCAGTACGATTTTCTTCTTAAACCCTGGGTACTGATCAGTATTGGCATTATTCCGTTGTTCACTATTTATAATATTCTTCAGGCACCAAACGATACTTTAATTCACGAAGCATACATTATTGAAGAAGTAAAAGGAATACTCACTTTTAAAAAAAACTTCACCGGTGGGTTTTATCTATGGACAGCACATTCCTACCTGATGATGCTTACCGGAATTTTATTTCTGGTTTTACGCATTGTTAGAATGCCGAAAGCTATGCACCGTCAGTTGTATTTTCTGGTATCGGCTATACTTATCATCATTTTTCCGAATATCTTTTTTATTGTCGATAACAACCCCATCGAACCTTTCGACCCTACCCCCCTTGCGCTGGTGGTTGTCGGAATACTATTTCTGACATCCATTTTTTATCACAAATTTCTCGATGTAGCCCCTGTAGCGCACGAATTGGTTTTTAAAAATATGAAAAGCGGGGTTATCATCACCGACTCCCGCCTGTCGGTAATCGAAACAAATCCGGCCGTAAAAATAATCCTGAATAAACAAGACAAAGAATTGCTGGGTGCTCACCTGTTTTCTATTCTACCTTTTCTCAAAAAAATGATTGACCCTGCGTTTAATACTCCAGAAGTAAATGCAGAAATTGGATTAGGCGATGACAACCGAACCTATGAGGTTAAGATTACCCCATTCCGAGATAAATCGAATAATCCCTATGGACTGGTAATTGTGTTATGGGACATAACCGAACAGAAACAAGCTTTGTCCGAACTTGATGCCTACGCACGCACTGTTGCTCACGATTTAAAAAGTCCACTTGGACAAATGATAGGTATTGCAAAACTGCTGAAAGAAGGACTTATACCGGACTCCGAAAAAGACGATTACCTTTCCAATCTTTTAGGTACTGGAGAAAAAGCAAAAGATATTATCGATGGACTGCTTATGCTTGCTAAGTTGCGAAATATCGAAAGCATGGAAGTATCGTCCTTAAATATGGAAAAGATTGTACAGTCGGCCATTGTGAGGCTTACTGACAAAATCAACAAGTTCGAGGTGGTAATTAATCAGCCTACTCATTGGATAAGTTCAAAAGGCAATAGTTTATGGATTGAAGAAGTATGGTTTAATCTTCTTAGCAATGCCATTAAATACGGAGGAAGCCCACCTTCGATACAAATTGATGGCACAATCGAAAACAACATGGCTGTTTGGAGTGTGACAGACAATGGACTGGCTTTAAACCTTAACGAGCAAAAAGAAATTTTCAACGAGTTCAGCAGAGTGCACCCTCAAAAAGATACCATAAAAGGGCACGGATTGGGATTGCCCATTGTAAAGCGAATTGTGGCCAAATCCGGCGGAGAGGTAGGGATTAGAAACAACCAGAACAACAAAGGAAATACCTTCTACTTTAGCTTACCCCTTTAA
- a CDS encoding site-specific integrase, whose product MASVKVMLLSWKKLNNGENPIALRIIKDRKRKLISIGHSCSEELWDDNNKDNKVKKEHPNSKRINLLIRSKINDAERLILQYEEEKRDYTLEEIARILTNRKTTITVLKFHDELIERFNKTNKLGNARVYNDSKRSLKKFNNDKDFYFSDITYSFLKRYERYFREHEAKETAISYYMRTLRAVYNTALKEGYCKKENYPFIEYKISDLNTKTAKRALSKDIIQKIAALKLTEEKYIHARNYFLFSYYNMGLNFTDLARLKWSNIVDGRLQYQRAKTAKIYGIKILEPALKVLDYYKEKYYQGNNGYIFPILSEDHKTETSIRNRIHKIIGQVNKNLKELPGLNEPNLNLTTYVARHSWATIMKKSGVSTSIISADLGHDSERTTQVYLDSFENEVLDEANKNIL is encoded by the coding sequence ATGGCAAGCGTTAAAGTCATGCTGCTTTCCTGGAAAAAATTAAATAATGGAGAAAATCCAATAGCTTTAAGGATAATAAAGGACAGAAAGCGCAAATTAATATCAATAGGGCATTCGTGTTCAGAAGAACTTTGGGACGATAACAACAAGGATAATAAAGTCAAAAAGGAACATCCAAATTCTAAAAGAATAAATCTATTAATCAGAAGCAAAATAAACGATGCTGAAAGGTTAATACTACAATATGAAGAAGAAAAAAGGGATTACACACTTGAAGAAATTGCAAGAATACTAACCAACCGGAAAACGACAATCACAGTCTTAAAATTTCACGATGAATTAATAGAACGCTTTAATAAAACTAACAAGCTGGGAAACGCCAGGGTATATAATGATTCAAAACGTTCATTAAAAAAATTCAATAACGATAAAGATTTCTATTTTTCTGATATTACTTATTCATTTCTTAAGCGATACGAAAGATATTTTAGGGAACACGAAGCTAAGGAAACAGCTATCTCATATTATATGCGCACCCTTAGAGCTGTTTATAATACGGCATTAAAAGAAGGATATTGCAAAAAAGAAAATTACCCTTTTATTGAATATAAAATTTCGGACTTAAATACTAAAACGGCTAAGAGAGCATTAAGTAAAGATATTATTCAAAAAATTGCAGCATTAAAGCTTACTGAAGAAAAATATATACATGCCCGTAATTACTTTTTGTTTAGTTATTATAATATGGGGTTAAACTTTACGGACCTTGCCCGGCTAAAATGGTCCAATATAGTTGATGGCAGACTGCAATACCAGAGGGCTAAAACTGCTAAAATATACGGAATAAAGATTTTAGAGCCAGCTTTAAAGGTATTAGATTACTATAAAGAAAAGTATTACCAGGGTAATAACGGATATATTTTTCCAATACTTAGCGAGGATCATAAAACTGAAACGAGTATAAGAAACCGGATTCACAAAATTATAGGGCAAGTAAATAAAAACCTTAAAGAACTGCCTGGATTGAATGAACCAAACCTGAATTTAACAACCTATGTTGCCCGCCATTCATGGGCAACCATAATGAAAAAAAGCGGCGTTTCTACTTCAATTATCAGCGCCGACTTAGGGCACGACAGCGAAAGAACCACTCAGGTATATTTGGATTCGTTTGAAAATGAAGTTTTGGACGAAGCAAATAAAAATATTTTATAA
- a CDS encoding helix-turn-helix domain-containing protein, which produces MINKSELKDLLKEVMTPIISESIDKALKANFKRPDETENEWVNFKEAQKILRDMPRGTLYALSSKNLIPKSKRGRRVYFKKSDLYTYLNKGSIPSIYETIE; this is translated from the coding sequence ATGATAAACAAGTCAGAATTAAAAGACTTGCTTAAAGAGGTTATGACACCTATCATAAGCGAGAGTATTGATAAAGCTTTAAAGGCTAATTTCAAAAGACCCGATGAAACAGAAAATGAATGGGTAAACTTTAAAGAGGCACAAAAAATTCTTAGAGATATGCCCAGGGGCACCCTTTACGCCTTGTCAAGCAAAAACTTAATTCCAAAAAGTAAACGAGGGCGAAGGGTATATTTTAAGAAAAGCGATTTATATACCTATCTAAATAAGGGTAGTATTCCGAGTATTTATGAGACAATTGAATAA
- a CDS encoding virulence-associated E family protein, with the protein MTPKENLISDTPVISLKAQKNTGIDIMSKTEIVIESCYEIRYNKVSLDFESRIINSDDNYSTLNIDDLFVFLIKNGVNITKDKLISLLKSSFIKNYDPIDEYFDKLPNWDGRDYISELADYFELENENEKPIFKKHLKKHFVRVIACAKDSKFVNKQAFIIISFEQNTGKTYFCRWTCPPKLSDYIAEDISTDKDSRILLTKNLLINIDELAVMSKKDIDSLKALFSKQQINERLPYDRKNSILPRRCSFIGSTNKTDFLTDESGSVRWVCFEIKKINKDYSKKISIDSLYSQSMALYKTYKSNPEEFDCQLSPEEIIENERRNKKYQAITMERELIEMHFKPDEKRHPANFKTATEIIMRINTLTEGEFKNKLNNVQIGKALSMLKYPKGKDKNDRYGYFIIDQLVLT; encoded by the coding sequence ATGACACCAAAAGAAAATCTTATTTCTGATACTCCAGTAATTAGCTTAAAAGCTCAAAAAAATACTGGAATTGATATAATGTCAAAGACTGAAATTGTAATTGAATCCTGTTATGAGATACGATATAACAAAGTATCACTTGATTTTGAAAGTAGGATTATAAACAGCGATGATAATTATAGTACATTAAATATTGACGATCTCTTTGTTTTTCTTATAAAGAACGGGGTAAATATCACGAAGGACAAACTCATTTCTCTTTTAAAGTCAAGTTTTATAAAAAACTATGATCCTATTGATGAATATTTTGATAAGCTGCCAAATTGGGATGGCCGAGATTATATTTCTGAATTAGCAGATTATTTTGAATTGGAAAATGAAAATGAAAAGCCAATATTCAAAAAGCATCTTAAAAAACATTTTGTGCGAGTTATCGCCTGCGCAAAAGACTCCAAATTTGTTAATAAACAAGCGTTTATAATTATAAGCTTTGAACAAAATACAGGCAAAACATACTTTTGTCGTTGGACTTGTCCCCCGAAACTTTCTGATTATATAGCCGAAGATATTAGTACAGATAAGGACAGCCGCATATTATTGACAAAAAATCTGCTTATTAATATTGATGAATTAGCAGTAATGAGTAAAAAGGATATTGACAGTTTAAAAGCTTTATTTTCAAAACAACAAATTAATGAACGCTTGCCTTATGATAGAAAGAACAGTATTCTACCCCGTAGATGTTCCTTTATAGGTTCAACAAATAAAACCGATTTTTTGACTGATGAATCTGGGAGTGTAAGATGGGTTTGTTTCGAGATTAAAAAAATTAATAAGGATTACAGTAAGAAAATATCAATTGATAGTTTGTATTCTCAATCAATGGCGCTATATAAAACATACAAATCAAACCCGGAAGAATTTGATTGTCAACTTAGTCCTGAAGAAATTATTGAAAACGAGAGAAGAAATAAAAAATATCAAGCAATAACCATGGAGCGGGAACTTATTGAAATGCACTTTAAACCCGACGAGAAAAGACATCCCGCAAATTTTAAGACTGCAACCGAAATTATTATGCGCATTAATACCCTCACTGAAGGTGAGTTTAAAAATAAACTAAATAATGTTCAGATAGGAAAAGCGTTAAGCATGTTAAAATATCCCAAAGGAAAAGATAAAAATGATAGGTATGGATATTTTATAATTGACCAGTTAGTACTTACCTAA
- a CDS encoding CopG family transcriptional regulator, whose translation MNLQALNKTISFRLDEKDKKQLNHYCLERNISKSQFFRELSKELLVKINYK comes from the coding sequence ATGAATCTGCAAGCCCTAAATAAAACAATATCTTTTCGACTTGATGAAAAGGATAAAAAACAATTAAATCATTATTGTTTGGAAAGGAATATTTCTAAAAGTCAATTTTTTAGAGAGTTATCAAAGGAACTATTAGTGAAAATTAATTATAAATAA
- a CDS encoding ATP-grasp domain-containing protein translates to MKQSLNILILSGTNQEKLIETCRKRGHNPILKNPTDFNLYISDSVNGFDAIYDDVEGNRVKIKDIDACITRIGSNREYATNIIEHLQMNLGIFCVQSGTAINNCADKFKAAQKFSQNGIKVPKQWYAFSPGNIKFMIEKLGKLPVILKEITGSKGAGIIILESPLQTNMTLESYYRKGVKIILQEFISNGGKDERHIVVGDKVVCSMERQAPKSDIRANVSLSGIGKKIDADNETKDICVKMAQSIPGLNFAGCDVMKILDSEGKAKIYAIEINSNPGEKIIDVTGHNYFDDLVEFVEANYNKRTNQLNSSIIDSIYNSDVLNKPVNNYSDLESANAFCRANPENINECIKALTSVKF, encoded by the coding sequence ATGAAACAAAGTTTAAACATTCTTATCTTATCCGGAACCAACCAGGAGAAACTAATTGAAACTTGCCGTAAAAGAGGGCACAATCCAATACTTAAAAATCCTACTGATTTTAATCTATACATTTCTGATAGTGTAAACGGCTTTGATGCTATATACGATGACGTTGAAGGGAATCGGGTAAAAATAAAAGATATCGATGCCTGTATTACAAGAATTGGAAGTAATCGTGAATATGCAACAAACATAATTGAACACCTGCAAATGAACCTCGGTATTTTTTGCGTTCAAAGTGGTACAGCTATAAACAATTGTGCTGATAAATTTAAGGCAGCACAAAAGTTTTCACAAAATGGGATTAAAGTCCCGAAGCAATGGTATGCCTTCAGTCCCGGAAACATAAAGTTTATGATTGAAAAGCTTGGTAAATTACCCGTCATTCTAAAAGAAATTACAGGCTCAAAAGGTGCAGGAATAATAATACTGGAAAGCCCTTTGCAAACTAATATGACCCTTGAAAGTTATTATCGAAAAGGTGTTAAAATAATACTTCAAGAGTTCATTAGCAATGGTGGAAAAGATGAACGTCATATTGTTGTCGGTGATAAAGTTGTTTGCAGTATGGAAAGACAGGCACCTAAATCAGATATCAGGGCAAATGTAAGTTTAAGCGGTATTGGTAAAAAAATCGATGCCGACAACGAAACAAAAGACATTTGTGTAAAAATGGCTCAATCTATTCCGGGTTTAAATTTTGCAGGGTGCGATGTAATGAAAATACTCGACAGCGAGGGCAAAGCAAAGATTTATGCAATTGAAATCAATTCAAACCCTGGTGAAAAAATAATTGATGTAACCGGACACAATTATTTTGATGATCTGGTTGAGTTTGTAGAAGCTAATTATAATAAAAGAACAAACCAGCTTAATAGTTCAATTATAGATAGTATCTATAATTCAGATGTACTAAATAAACCTGTCAACAATTATTCGGATTTAGAATCTGCAAATGCATTTTGCAGAGCAAATCCCGAAAATATTAATGAATGCATAAAGGCATTGACTTCAGTAAAATTTTAA